TCCTCGGCTATCGCTGGTACACCAGCCACCCGCGCGACGCGCAGCCGTTGTTCGCGTTCGGTCATGGCTTGTCGTACACGAGCTTCGCCTTCAGCAAGCTCGCGCTCTCCGCCGTGGCGGCGAATGGTGATGTCACGGTGTCGTTCGACGTGCGCAACACGGGCGCGCGCGAGGGTGCCGAGGTGGCACAGGTGTACGTGGGCGACCCGTCGGCACGCGTGGCGCGCCCGCAGAAGGAACTCAAGGCGTTTCGCAAAGTACGGCTGGCGCCCGGGCAGACGTAGCATGTCAGCCTGACGCTGGATCGGCGCGCGTTCGCCTGGTACGACGCCGACAAGCATGACTGGCGAGTTGATCCGGGTCGTTTCGTCGTCTACGTGGGCGATGCTTCCGACCAGACGCCGCTGAGCGCGGACTTCACGATGGGTAAGCAGCCATGATGTCTGCGCTTTCGCCCCTGTAATCATCTGGAATAGCCACCGGGTCGGAAGGTGCCCCGGTGGTGTTCAAGAGCTCGTTTATGATCTTGCATGAGCGCCGGATTTTCTTCGCCGTCATTCCGGCGTACCCCGAAAAGGGGGCAAGGGCCGGAATCCAGTGGCGACCACGTTCAATGATGGCGATGGTTGGCCATATTCCGGGACTTTTTTCGCGATAACCGGATACAGAGGTCACTGGATTCCGGCCTGCGCCGGAATGACGAGCAAGACATGTCGCTTTTCCGGGGTCCCCATAAGATCGTAGGGGCGGCGCCCTAAGAGCGCGCGTTCTCAATGAACTGCCGCGGCGTGCAATTGAATTCACGACGGAACACGGCGTACATGTACTGCAGCGAGGTGAAGCCGCTGCTCACGGCTACGTCGGCCAGCGGACGTGACGTGTCCTTGAGCATGTTGCGCGCCATCTCCAGCTTGTGCTCCAGGATGGTCTGGTGCACGGTGCGCTTCAGCTCACGCTTGAAGTGTTCTTCAAGCAGCGTGCGCGAGATGCCCACGTAATCGGCGACCTGTTCGGTTTTGATGCCCAGACACGCGTACTGGCGGATGTAGTGGCAGGCGCGCATCACATGCGGGCTCTTCATCGGCTTGTGCAGGCTGCTGGCCTGGATGTTGAGGCCAGCCGGCGGTACCAGGATGCGCGTACCCGCAGACACGCCACCATGCAGCATCTGATGCAGCACCTGCGCGGCCATGCGGCCCATTTCCTCCGCGCCCTGGGTCACCGAGGTCAGCGGGATACGGCTCAGGAGCTGCGCCAAGGGGTCGTTGTCGATGCCCGCCACGGCGATCTGCTCGGGCACCGGTACATCCGCCACCACGCAGGCCTGCAGCAGCTGACGCGCACGCGCGTCCGTCACTGCGATGATGCCAATGGGCTTGGGTAATGACTTCACCCACGCAGCCATGTCTTCCTGTGCGCGGCCCCAGCCACCCGCACTGGTCGGCGAGCCGCGGTATACCAGGCCCTCGAGCCGATCTGCCTCGATCATTCGCAGGAAGGCGGATTCGCGCTCCTGCGCCCAACGGTTGCCTGGATTGGGCGGCAGCCCATAGAAGGCGAAACGTTGCAGGCCCTGTTCAATCAGGTGGTCATACGCCAGCCGCACCAACTTGACGTTGTCGGTCGCCACGTAGGGCGTTATCGGTGGGTATTGGCTCACGTCCGCATAGGAGCCGCCCACGGCCACCACGGGAATGGGTATGTCGGCCAGGGTTTCGGCCACAACGGGGTCGTCGAAGTCCGCGATGATGCCGTCGCCGCGCCAGTGGTGAATGCCAAGGGTGCGGCTGCGGAAGTCCTCTTCCATGAAGAGGTCCCACTCCACGCGCGTGGATTTCAAATACTGGCCGATGCCCGCAATGATCTGCCGGTCATAAACCTTGTTCGCATTGAAGAGCAGGGCGATGCGGTGTGGAGACATGGTCTGGCTATTCGGGCCGTAATGAAAAGAGCCCAGGAAAGCCGACGCTACCAGCTCTCGCGGCACCGGGCATGACGCAACGCGACAGGGAAAAAAACCTGCCACGTTGGCGGATTTCGCAATTGCGGCCCCCCACGGCCTGATTGCAGCATCCCGGCGTTGTTTGAAGTGGCCCTGGACGCCACTCCCGGGCGCCACGTGTCGCGGCCGGTGTCGCCACTCCGCAGGCTTTGGGCCGAAACCTACGCATGAAGATCACCGCCATCACCACTTTTATCGTGCCGCCGCGCTGGCTGTTCGTGCGCGTCGACACCGACGTTGGCATCAGTGGCTGG
This genomic window from Dyella terrae contains:
- a CDS encoding XylR family transcriptional regulator — its product is MSPHRIALLFNANKVYDRQIIAGIGQYLKSTRVEWDLFMEEDFRSRTLGIHHWRGDGIIADFDDPVVAETLADIPIPVVAVGGSYADVSQYPPITPYVATDNVKLVRLAYDHLIEQGLQRFAFYGLPPNPGNRWAQERESAFLRMIEADRLEGLVYRGSPTSAGGWGRAQEDMAAWVKSLPKPIGIIAVTDARARQLLQACVVADVPVPEQIAVAGIDNDPLAQLLSRIPLTSVTQGAEEMGRMAAQVLHQMLHGGVSAGTRILVPPAGLNIQASSLHKPMKSPHVMRACHYIRQYACLGIKTEQVADYVGISRTLLEEHFKRELKRTVHQTILEHKLEMARNMLKDTSRPLADVAVSSGFTSLQYMYAVFRREFNCTPRQFIENARS